The nucleotide window gagtctctctctctctctcttaaacacacacacacacacacacatgcactcttaCACACTTGCACCCATGGGAAGCCGCCCCACCCCTGGACTCCAGAGAACTACATCAGCTGGGTACCCATTGCCTTCAACCAGGCCTCCAGCCTCAGTCCCGTCCACTGCCCCAGGAGGCCCTGTGGTGGGCAGGGGTCCCACGGGTGGCCCCCAGGCCCCGAAGGCCAAGCGGTCAGCCCTGGGGGCTGAGGGTGTGCAGCGGGACCAGCTGTGGAGGGAGCTGCTGGAGGCCGAGAAGAGGAGCCAGCAGCGCTGGTGAGTGTcctgccctgtcccctccccagggcctcccaGCCTAGCTCAAGGTCTAGGAAGCTTCCGGAGAAAGGGAGACCTGGGGTGAGAGGGAGTAAGCCAGGTGAAGGGCATTGATAGAAAAGCGCTTGGGCCAAGGAGTGAAAGCCTGGACCAGGGGAGGTGAGGGAGCTTAGCGTGAGCCCCCAGAGTAGGGCCAGGTAGGTGGTATGTGCATCCCCATCACGTGCATCCTGGAAGCCTGGCTTCCCTTTGCAATAATCCTTCCAGCTGGAGCTCAAAATGATGAACTGCGAGGGTGGGAGCGGGGGGAGGTCAGGAAGCTGTAGCAGCAGCCTCAGAAGAGGCGCCAGCCCTCTGACCCAACAAAGGGCATCCCTTCAGGCATCATTCAGTCCAGAAGTCCCTAGAAGAGCCACCGCCGTGCCAGGCCGCCAATGGGGACAAGACAGACCCAGGCCCGTCTCCATGGAGTCCTCACTCTCAGGACAAGGCAGCCAAAAAGCAACATAGTCACAGGCAAGAGCAACGTGCAGCTGGTGTCAGGAGGGAACCAATGGAGCAGAGTGGCGTCTTGCTTTTCTAGGGGCTCAAGGAGGGGGAAGTGGATTTCCGGCTGAGATCCCAGTATGAGAAGGGCCGTGGAAGAGTTTGGTGtattaaaaaaagcaacaacataaAGACCATGCGTGTGGCTGGGGTGGTCAGGAAGGGGACAAGAGCCTCAGAGTGGGGAGTAGGAAGAGGCAGCCGGGCAGTTACCCAAGTCCCAATAACTTTTTTTCGCATGTCATGGGACACCCTGGAGGGTCTTAAGCAAGAGGCTGACTGGACCGAGTTTACAGTTTAAATGACCAGTCTGCCTGCTGTGCCTGGAACACCtcgaaatgggggtgggggtgggggacagggccAAATGACATTTAAGAAACCGGCAACCACAGGGTGTCTGAGCTGGGAACCAGTGGAAGAATTCAAGGGAGATTTTGGTGGTAGAATTAGAATTGCTGACGGATGGATTGGAGTCAGAGagatggagtgtgtgtgtatgtgtgtgtgttggggtacAGGGGACATTTACAAAGACAGGGTCCCCCTGGTGCCGTGACTCTAGGTCATGTGCTTGTGGCCTGTGTGGATTGGGGCagagaaacctcttttttcttctaagtCTTGGAgaattatttgactttttaaaaatagaatgaaaatgaaactgccAGCACAGATAACGCAATTTTTCTCAGTATcacttccccaccaccaccacccaccttcCTCTGACACATGCCCTGGAAGGTTACCAAGCTTTGCGGAAATGAAAGCTGGCTTTTCTTCACAAAAGACTGGCAGACCGACCCCCTCCACACTCGACCCTGCCCAGGCAGAGGCATGGGGTGAGATGGCTTCCGGTTTCCTGATCTACCTGCCACACCCTCTGCAATCAGACTTTCCTCTCTATTGAAATGTTGATCCTTGGAGTTTGTTCCACTTAATGATTGTAGTTCCTCCATGATGTAATACATTCATTTGTGGCAGCAACTCATTCCCTTGACATggagtggaagtgttagtcatgttgtcgtgtccgactctgcaaccccatggactgtagcccatcaggctcctccgtccatgggattctccaggcaagaatactggagtgggttgccatttcctcctccaggggatcttcctgacccagggatcaaacccaggcctcctgcgttgcaggcagattctttaccatctgagtgaccCTGCTAAAATGATGGTAAAAACGTCACAGGTAGGATCACACTGTCATCATGTTTTCCTTTCCAGGGCTCAGAACTGGAGTTTCCTGAAAGACTATGACCCCATGGTAAGACAAACCATGTTCCTGTCTGACATGCTTGCACTTGgagtatttattcattcatctcatgTTTACtgaggacctgctgggtgctAGATGCTGGAATGTACAGAGATGAATAAAATGCAACCTTGTTTCCAGAAACACTGGATTTGATGGGAAAGAAAATACTTCTGTAGAGCATTTAGAAATGAATTTTCCCCAGTGTTCCTTGACCGCAGTGAGATGAACTCACTGGAATTGGTAGAACCAATTGGTAGAACTGGAATTCAGAACCAGGTAGGTGCCAGCTGCTGACATGTTTTTCCTGGTCCGACGGTGTCAGCAAGATAGAGTGAGGTGAGGTTGGCCCCACATAGAGGATGAGTCTGAGTGAA belongs to Cervus elaphus chromosome 11, mCerEla1.1, whole genome shotgun sequence and includes:
- the C11H2orf50 gene encoding uncharacterized protein C2orf50 homolog is translated as MQESSLSSGRSLSLSLLNTHTHTHMHSYTLAPMGSRPTPGLQRTTSAGYPLPSTRPPASVPSTAPGGPVVGRGPTGGPQAPKAKRSALGAEGVQRDQLWRELLEAEKRSQQRWAQNWSFLKDYDPMGNKKEPVKLPDYVPRFSDTVPSSTNRAVGSRVDTPLGKTLIGLDFFVQGARKKKLEEELQPI